Proteins encoded by one window of Nicotiana tabacum cultivar K326 chromosome 10, ASM71507v2, whole genome shotgun sequence:
- the LOC107763890 gene encoding uncharacterized protein LOC107763890 — translation MAQRMCIDLADEKKAIEAAVHYLLCFTTIGAAGVGLVYEHKYSSDRLKQTRFEIDQIWQKHMQGISQRMEKAHQEINQIRHEYQEINQVRHGFSIINHVRDDERGWSSGQGD, via the exons ATGGCACAG AGAATGTGCATCGACCTTGCTGATGAGAAGAAAGCAATTGAGGCAGCTGTCCATTATCTCCTTTGCTTCACG aCGATAGGTGCCGCAGGTGTGGGTTTGGTCTATGAACACAAATATTCTTCCGACCGGCTGAAGCAAACTCGCTTTGAAATAGACCAAATTTGGCAAAAACACATGCAAGGAATCTCGCAAAGGATGGAAAAAGCCCACCaagaaatcaatcaaatcagGCATGAATATCAAGAAATCAATCAAGTCAGGCATGGATTTTCAATTATCAACCACGTGAGAG ACGATGAGCGTGGATGGAGCTCTGGTCAAGGCGATTAA
- the LOC107821563 gene encoding ABC transporter G family member 9-like, whose product MEEEMADIQITQLETAAIFKKTNLPVTLKFENVVYKIKPKKEGLFNSSSKPEEEKIILKGITGIVFPGEMLAMLGPSGSGKTTLLTGLGGRLSGRLAGSITYNGKPFTNAMKRYTGFVTQDDILYPHLTVTETLVFTALLRLPKTLSHEEKVVHAEAVISQLGLTKCKDSIIGGPLLRGISGGERKRVSIGQEMLINPSLLFLDEPTSGLDSTTAQKIVSTLWELVKGGRTIVMTIHQPSSRLFYMFHKVLLLSEGNPLYFGRGEDAMGYFSSIGYSPLVAMNPSDFLLDLANGVLDDPQEDQASVKQTLVTAFKTDLLDSVKEELRKFDDQQVHEKSHKGKFSQWSNTWWQQFSVLFRRGMKERKHESFSGLKIGQVLVVAFLCGLLWWQSKDIQDQIGLMFFYSGFWGFYPLFQAIFTFPQERMMLEKERSSGMYRLSSYFMSRTVGDLPMELVLPTIFVIITYWIAGLKPFALNFFSTLFTLLFSVLVSHGLGLALGALVMDQKSATILGSVIMLSFTLAGGYYVHHVPSFIAWIKYISISQYTFKLLIGSQFEAGETYTCGINTTCYVEDFPAIKSVGIGDKAISVVALAIMLVAYRLLAYVALMRIGVTKK is encoded by the exons ATGGAAGAGGAGATGGCGGACATACAAATTACTCAGCTCGAAACTGCCGCCATCTTCAAGAAAACTAATCTTCCTGTAACTCTCAAG TTTGAGAATGTTGTGTACAAGATTAAGCCTAAGAAAGAAGGGTTATTCAATAGTTCCTCTAAGCCGGAAGAAGAGAAAATAATCTTGAAGGGGATAACGGGCATAGTTTTCCCTGGTGAAATGCTGGCCATGTTAGGGCCTTCCGGCAGTGGTAAAACAACTCTACTAACCGGACTAGGAGGCCGGTTGAGTGGCCGTCTTGCTGGCAGTATAACTTATAATGGAAAGCCCTTCACCAACGCCATGAAGCGTTACACTGGATTTGTTACCCAAGATGACATTCTTTACCCTCACCTCACCGTGACTGAAACACTTGTATTTACTGCCCTGCTCCGCTTGCCTAAAACATTATCTCACGAGGAAAAAGTTGTGCATGCAGAAGCTGTAATATCTCAGTTGGGATTGACAAAATGCAAGGACAGCATTATTGGAGGTCCGTTATTGAGAGGAATTTCTGGAGGGGAGCGGAAAAGGGTCAGTATTGGGCAAGAAATGCTTATTAATCCAAGTTTACTTTTTTTGGACGAACCAACATCAGGCCTTGATTCAACTACAGCTCAAAAGATTGTGTCGACTTTGTGGGAGCTAGTGAAGGGCGGGAGGACTATTGTGATGACAATACACCAGCCTTCAAGTAGGCTATTTTACATGTTCCACAAAGTGTTGTTATTATCAGAAGGAAATCCATTGTACTTTGGGCGAGGCGAAGATGCCATGGGATATTTTTCGAGTATTGGATATTCCCCCTTAGTCGCAATGAATCCCTCCGACTTCTTGTTAGATCTTGCAAATG GTGTTTTAGATGATCCACAAGAAGATCAAGCATCAGTCAAGCAAACTTTAGTAACTGCTTTCAAAACCGATCTGTTGGATAGCGTGAAGGAAGAATTGCGAAAATTTGATGATCAACAAGTTCATGAAAAATCACATAAAGGGAAATTCAGTCAATGGTCAAACACCTGGTGGCAGCAATTTTCGGTATTGTTTAGAAGAGGAATGAAAGAACGAAAACACGAGTCCTTCTCTGGTCTCAAGATTGGACAGGTCTTAGTGGTAGCTTTCTTGTGTGGGTTATTGTGGTGGCAATCTAAAGACATACAAGATCAG ATTGGGCTTATGTTCTTCTACTCTGGATTCTGGGGCTTCTATCCTCTCTTCCAAGCCATTTTTACGTTCCCCCAAGAAAGAATGATGCTAGAGAAGGAAAGATCTTCAGGCATGTACAGACTCTCTTCATACTTCATGTCAAGAACTGTCGGTGACCTTCCAATGGAGCTGGTTCTTCCTACTATTTTTGTTATCATAACATACTGGATAGCAGGCCTAAAACCATTTGCGCTGAATTTCTTCTCTACCTTATTCACTCTCTTGTTCAGTGTATTAGTCTCACATGGCCTTGGACTTGCTCTTGGTGCATTGGTTATGGACCAAAAATCAGCTACTATACTTGGTTCAGTAATCATGTTATCGTTCACATTAGCGGGAGGATATTATGTTCACCATGTTCCTAGCTTCATTGCCTGGATCAAATACATATCGATTAGCCAGTACACATTCAAGTTGTTGATAGGGTCACAGTTTGAGGCAGGGGAAACATATACTTGTGGCATAAATACAACTTGTTATGTTGAAGATTTTCCTGCAATAAAGTCAGTAGGGATCGGAGATAAAGCGATATCTGTGGTTGCATTGGCTATAATGCTTGTGGCTTACAGGTTGCTAGCATATGTTGCTCTTATGAGAATTGGTGTGACAAAGAAATAG